The Branchiostoma floridae strain S238N-H82 chromosome 3, Bfl_VNyyK, whole genome shotgun sequence genomic sequence CGTAAACAATTCTCACAGGACCTGAGTAGCAGATTTTGTGCAAAATTCGAACACATCTGACGCATTTTACTCGCCACAATGTAGAGTGTAGCGGTCTCACCCTTAACATTTGGTAAGTTATGTGGGTCAGAGCACGAGCATTGTGTCTCCGAACAATGGAGGGTTCCGTCCAAGGAAAGATGTATGCGGACTGAGAGCTGTGGACGCCAAAGGAGCTTTTGTAGTTCCCATCGTTCCAAAGCGAGTCCCCTTATAAATAATCTGGAGCCACATTCCAGCCAACCAGGAGTTGTACGTTTTCCCCGGCGGACTGTCAAAGCTGCCGTCAGTAAGGAAGCCTGAGGCCTCGCGGCATAATATATCGCCTGGTAATTGATGGTGACGTCAGTGCGAGAGAGGGAGTGTGGCCAAGGGTAGACTGAAGCCGGAAACCAGCAGTACCGAAAGGTGCGGACACTTGTATTCCACTACCTTGCTGAGGTAGGGTGAGGTTTGGGACAGTGTGTGATCCTAACTAGGGCGTATTAACGCTTGTACCTGCTCACAGGGGTCGGTTTGTGTCTCGGTCTGGAGCCGCTCCGTACCGCTGACCTGGTACGTATCGCCATGGGAACTCTCCGGGACCTGCAGCGAGCTCTTCAGGAGAAAATAGAAGAGCTTCGCGAGAGAGACGAACTGATCGACGAGCTGGAACTCGAGCTGGAAGAGAAGGATCAGCTCATACAGCGCCTGCAGAGCGAGCTGGACAAGTACAGATCCGTCCTGAGACCGGCTACACAGAAGGTGGGCAGGGCCAAACGACAAGCCATCTCTGCAGAACCAACCTCGTTCTCTGAGATATCCAGTACAAAAACCGAGAGCTATGTCAAAACAGCCACGTAAGTAACACATTATTCAGGCTAGAAAATACCATTAACTCCTGTTGTAATACGTGCGTAAGTGTGCAGCTGTTTAGAAACACATGGTTCTCNNNNNNNNNNNNNNNNNNNNNNNNNNNNNNNNNNNNNNNNNNNNNNNNNNNNNNNNNNNNNNNNNNNNNNNNNNNNNNNNNNNNNNNNNNNNNNNNNNNNNNNNNNNNNNNNNNNNNNNNNNNNNNNNNNNNNNNNNNNNNNNNNNNNNNNNNNNNNCATTACTTTCGCAGCTGGTATTACGTTTGCACTGGGTAGATATGTGGTGTTCTGATCAGTGGGAGGGTTTCCTTTACTTTTATcatgcagatacatgtatatggtcaCCCTAATATGAACGCCATATACTTTGGTGAGAAGGTTAATTATAGGTATAGTAGCGGATTCAGTACGTAGAGAATTTGAAATCCCATTTTCATACCGCTAGATAGGTACGTGATCCTGTATTTATCGTCTTACTGCAAATTGCTTTTTCTAGTTCCATTCTCCTAATGGCGAGTTGGTATGGCATATTAGgataaaaagaaatatatttgaTATCTGGTAGGTTGAACGCGTTCCGAAGTTCTAATTTCTTCTGAGAGTATACTAAAGGTCGAAGTCTCAGTCGAACCTCTCTGCTCATTGCGGGCTTGTTTACAGTAAAGATAAGCAACATGAACCATCTGGATCGTATCCATTCATACCTTCACAAAAACAAGCTGTCGCCTGGGTGAAAAGCTGTGGGAATGCGACTACACATTTGTTACTTCCATTTTTCATACGAGATCAAAAATTTGCACACCTTACAATCACAAAATCAAGACGTATCAAAAGGCACTGTCAAGACCAACCGTTTTATCCTTGCCCAGTCGCACGACCTCATGCAAATACACCTAAAGTAATCTTCAGATTTGTAAGCTATAGAGTTTATCTGATTTCTCTTTCAAAACATGCACCATCGACACCAGTTTAGAGTAGCGTATCACCCATGAAGAAGGTCCAAACAGAAAGTAATAGATGTCTTTTTAAAATCTGTACGATATGACCTAAGGGCATTAGTTTCCATTTTGCTTTGATTATAGACAAGGCACAAATTTGTTCGAGGGTTAATATCATAGGCAGCAAACTTGTCCAGACGGTTTGGCGCCATTCCTAGAGAAAGCTGATATGTCACATGTACTATTATAGCTACCAGCATTACTCGTTTAAGTCATAGATGTTGTAGTTTTCATTCAGTGTCATAAAATGTGCGATTCTTAACATGCATGGGGACTCTAACAAGAGATGAGGATACATTTAAATTTATTGTGAGAAAAATTAACATAAAGTGATAACAATTATAAGGTTTTTACGAATTCTAATAATTATTGCTATAATAACTGATACTAACTGTTACTACTAGAGGAAAGAtcagatatatgtatatagttaGACGTTTAGCTGCgaaaataaaaatcattatCGGTACCCATTCATAGTAGAACTATGTTTATCTTTGCAATGAATTATATTAGTGTGAACGGTGACAGGTGAAATTTCTTCAATTTCACATTCATATACTTCATTTTCTCACTTTACCAAAGCGGAAATGGTCCAAAGAGAGACATAAAGACGTTTTACACTGGCTAGCTGAACTGCTTTGAAGTTTGCAAAGCTCCACTCTGTCTTTGTAGAAGTAGAATACTTCGCTTCCACGCCCTGGGAATTAATCAGAGCCGGACGCACCTGCTGCTACGGTTCTTCTAATTGGTTGCAAAGCCCTAATTTTAGTGCCAGCCCGGCTGTAGGCCATTCACCAAAGGTGTTACAGATAAAGATTCTTACTTTCCATTACCTCAAAGACGCCGTGCACGTGTCTGGTATGTGCGCATGCCCGACTATTCTTCATGAACTGCACATACCAGTTATATGATATATTATGTCAATGGCTCTTTTAGTCTATATTAAGAAAATCCATTAGCGCAGGGTGCGCCCGATAGTACGTTATCATTAATGAATATTTGAAATTCTTGCAATTGATTCATCAATTCACAAACGTATCACTCTAGACGTTTTCTCAACATTAAAAATTTATTAGAACTGGTGATGGCGGCAGTCACTTGCAGACTTAAGCTAGTCTCTTTACTGACATCTTTTCCTTAAACGTTTCActtctctttttctttggcTACGTCAACTGCCTTAAATCAGAATCCGTTACATCCTATATATCGATTCCGTTGAGTTAATTATTAATGTTTTATCgatccaaggacgttatatgtaACTTCTTGATCAATCAGAAGCTATTTTAATGCTATTGCACACTTAACGTTATGATTTCGCTTGCAAGATACTGTTCTTTTCGTAAAATCAGGTTGGTACAAGCTGATGTTCTTCCAGGATTGATAGTACCTCTACTAAAAATCAGTCTTACTCACATACTTTTCACCATGTTCGATAATTAAAAAAACCGTAGGTTGCGAAGGTTTTGACGGTTGTCGTGCCAACTGTAAGAATAGGGAATGATTGTGTGCGCCAAAGtcattatgtacaaatgtacctgtaaaTAGACGTACTAATTGGTTTGCTATATTGGCAGCAACACTTCACATGCCACATTTCTCAAAAGGTCTGATTAGGTTATAAACTATGCACACCGGTGCAAAAGCCAAGTGAGTAGAGGGTTTGTTATGCATTCCGGAGGTCTCGGGCTCACCCGGCCTACCTGGGACATACCGAAGATTTTGTAAATGGTACTTGGCACTCAGCACTAAAGAGAAATAGTATGGGAACagaccacatacatgtagcactgTCAACGAAGTAGTAGTAATACCTCGCTGCCTGTAGTGCAGGTACAATCGTGTGACCCAGTGGTTAGATGGAGATACGCTGCAGGATTATAAGTAAGCACTGTGGCTATCGATCTACAAGCATAGCCGCGCAGATCAAGCCAATCAGTGTCGAACCCAAAGCTAGTGTATAGAATTAGTCAGGACGAAGCTAAAACCTCTAATTAGGTGGGCGCTGCCTGCCGGCCAAATAGTCTATATNNNNNNNNNNNNNNNNNNNNNNNNNNNNNNNNNNNNNNNNNNNNNNNNNNNNNNNNNNNNNNNNNNNNNNNNNNNNNNNNNNNNNNNNNNNNNNNNNNNNNNNNNNNNNNNNNNNNNNNNNNNNNNNNNNNNNNNNNNNNNNNNNNNNNNNNNNNNNNNNNNNNNNNNNNNNNNNNNNNNNNNNNNNNNNNNNNNNNNNNNNNNNNNNNNNNNNNNNNNNNNNNNNNNNNNNNNNNNNNNNNNNNNNNNNNNNNNNNNNNNNNNNNNNNNNNNNNNNNNNNNNNNNNNNNNNNNNNNNNNNNNNNNNNNNNNNNNNNNNNNNNNNNNNNNNNNNNNNNNNNNNNNNNNNNNNNNNNNNNNNNNNNNNNNNNNNNNNNNNNNNNNNNNNNNNNNNNNNNNNNNNNNNNNNNNNNNNNNNNNNNNNNNNNNNNNNNNNNNNNNNNNNNNNNNNNNNNNNNNNNNNNNNNNNNNNNNNNNNNNNNNNNNNNNNNNNNNNNNNNNNNNNNNNNNNNNNNNNNNNNNNNNNNNNNNNNNNNNNNNNNNNNNNNNNNNNNNNNNNNNNNNNNNNNNNNNNNNNNNNNNNNNNNNNNNNNNNNNNNNNNNNNNNNNNNNNNNNAAGAAAGAAAGAGCCTTTTATGTCGATTCCTGTGTATATAGATTAATAACTCGATACAGATGACGGATTTTCCCCTGCGTTTATGTACAAGAACAGCAGCACACAGAACAGAATGGTTATATTTCACAACCCCATCAATATGTTACGCCCACATAATGTACTGtgtggtttcatacttagtacGATAGAGGTACTGCCACTAGGGACGTATGTTGTGGCTTTGATGTATCAAGTCTTCGAAGATATAAAAATTAAGATTAGATTATAGCACCGGCCCTATCATCACATTTACAGAAGGAAGATGCTGTTTAATCTCCGTGTAATCTCCtgttcttctccaaacaaattaGGTAATTTAATTTGGGGGG encodes the following:
- the LOC118412608 gene encoding uncharacterized protein LOC118412608, which encodes MGTLRDLQRALQEKIEELRERDELIDELELELEEKDQLIQRLQSELDKYRSVLRPATQKVGRAKRQAISAEPTSFSEISSTKTESYVKTAT